A region of Pseudomonas sp. Marseille-Q3773 DNA encodes the following proteins:
- a CDS encoding arylesterase: MRVWWLSAGLALYCLAQSAAAGTLLVVGDSISAGFGLDTRQGWVSLLQTRLRDEGFDDQVVNASISGDTSAGGQARLPALLAAHKPSLVVLELGGNDGLRGQPTAQLQQNLASMIERAREAGAKVVLLGMRLPPNYGVRYTSAFAQVYEQLAAEKQVPLVPFFLEGVGGVPGLMQADGIHPAQAAQQRLLENAWPAIKPLL, translated from the coding sequence ATGCGAGTGTGGTGGTTGAGTGCCGGTCTGGCCCTGTATTGCCTGGCCCAGAGCGCGGCGGCAGGAACGCTGCTGGTTGTTGGCGATAGTATCAGCGCCGGTTTCGGCCTGGATACCCGCCAGGGCTGGGTGTCCCTGTTGCAGACCCGGCTCAGGGACGAAGGTTTCGACGATCAGGTAGTCAATGCCTCGATCAGTGGCGACACCAGTGCCGGTGGCCAGGCGCGGCTGCCGGCGCTGCTTGCAGCGCACAAGCCGAGCCTGGTGGTGCTGGAGTTGGGCGGCAATGATGGCCTGCGCGGGCAACCGACGGCGCAATTGCAACAAAATCTTGCATCGATGATCGAGCGCGCGCGCGAGGCCGGCGCCAAGGTGGTGCTGCTGGGCATGCGCCTGCCACCCAATTACGGTGTGCGCTACACCAGCGCATTCGCCCAGGTGTATGAACAGCTGGCGGCGGAAAAACAGGTCCCGTTGGTGCCGTTCTTCCTCGAAGGGGTGGGCGGTGTGCCGGGGTTGATGCAGGCCGATGGCATCCACCCGGCCCAGGCCGCCCAGCAGCGCCTGCTGGAAAATGCCTGGCCGGCGATAAAACCCTTGCTGTGA
- the cysB gene encoding HTH-type transcriptional regulator CysB: MKLQQLRYIWEVAHHDLNVSATAQSLYTSQPGISKQIRLLEDELGVEVFARSGKHLTRVTPAGERIINTAGEILRKVESIKQIAQEFSNEKKGTLSIATTHTQARYALPPVISSFIKQYPEVSLHMHQGSPMQIAEMAADGTVDFAIATEALELFGDLIMMPCYKWNRCVVVPQGHPLAKLPKLTLEAVAEYPIVTYVFGFTGRSKLDEAFNHRGLTPKVVFTAADADVIKTYVRLGLGVGIVAGMAVDAKLDNDLVALDASELFEASITKIGFRRGTFLRGFMCDFIEKFAPHLTREVMAKAIQCHNKQELEELFEGVELPVH, from the coding sequence ATGAAGCTTCAACAACTGCGCTACATCTGGGAAGTGGCGCACCATGACCTCAACGTGTCCGCGACGGCGCAGAGCCTGTATACCTCCCAGCCGGGTATCAGCAAGCAGATCCGCCTGCTCGAGGATGAGCTGGGTGTTGAAGTCTTTGCCCGTAGCGGCAAGCACCTGACCCGTGTCACCCCGGCCGGTGAGCGCATCATCAATACTGCCGGCGAGATCCTGCGCAAGGTCGAAAGCATCAAGCAGATCGCCCAGGAATTCTCCAACGAGAAGAAGGGCACGCTGTCCATCGCCACTACCCACACCCAGGCGCGTTATGCCTTGCCGCCGGTGATCAGCAGCTTCATCAAGCAGTACCCGGAAGTGTCCCTGCACATGCACCAGGGTTCGCCCATGCAGATAGCCGAGATGGCGGCGGACGGTACGGTTGATTTCGCCATCGCGACCGAGGCGCTGGAGCTGTTCGGCGACCTGATCATGATGCCGTGCTACAAGTGGAACCGTTGCGTGGTGGTGCCGCAGGGGCACCCGCTGGCGAAGCTGCCGAAGTTGACCCTGGAAGCCGTCGCCGAATACCCGATCGTGACTTATGTGTTCGGCTTTACCGGGCGCTCGAAGCTGGACGAGGCCTTCAATCATCGTGGCCTGACGCCGAAAGTGGTGTTCACTGCGGCAGACGCCGACGTGATCAAGACCTATGTGCGCTTGGGGCTGGGCGTGGGTATCGTCGCCGGCATGGCGGTTGACGCCAAGCTGGACAATGACCTGGTAGCACTGGATGCCAGCGAACTGTTCGAAGCGAGCATCACCAAGATCGGTTTCCGCCGTGGCACCTTCCTGCGTGGCTTCATGTGCGACTTCATCGAGAAGTTCGCCCCGCACCTGACCCGTGAAGTCATGGCCAAGGCCATTCAGTGCCATAACAAGCAGGAGCTGGAAGAGCTGTTTGAAGGGGTCGAGCTGCCGGTGCACTGA
- a CDS encoding 3-deoxy-7-phosphoheptulonate synthase codes for MADLPIDDLNVASNETLITPDQLKKEIPLSAKALQTVTAGREVVRNILDGKDHRLFVVVGPCSIHDIKAAHEYAERLKVLAEEVSDTLYLVMRVYFEKPRTTVGWKGLINDPYLDDSFKIQDGLHIGRKLLLDLAEMGLPTATEALDPISPQYLQDLISWSAIGARTTESQTHREMASGLSSAVGFKNGTDGGLTVAINALQSVSKPHRFLGINQEGGVSIVTTKGNPYGHVVLRGGNGKPNYDSVSVALCEQDLAKARIKANIMVDCSHANSNKDPALQPLVMENVANQILEGNQSIIGLMVESHLNWGCQSIPKNLDELQYGVSITDACIDWSATEKTLRSMRAKLKDVLPQRKRG; via the coding sequence ATGGCTGATTTACCGATCGATGACTTGAACGTTGCCTCCAACGAGACGCTGATCACCCCCGATCAGCTGAAGAAGGAAATCCCCCTCAGCGCCAAGGCCCTGCAGACCGTGACTGCCGGCCGTGAAGTGGTGCGTAATATTCTCGACGGCAAGGATCATCGCCTGTTCGTCGTGGTCGGCCCTTGCTCCATCCACGACATCAAGGCTGCCCACGAGTACGCCGAGCGCCTCAAGGTACTGGCCGAGGAAGTGTCCGACACGCTGTACCTGGTCATGCGCGTGTATTTCGAAAAACCGCGCACCACTGTCGGCTGGAAGGGCCTGATCAACGACCCATACCTGGATGACTCGTTCAAGATCCAGGATGGCCTGCACATCGGCCGCAAACTGCTGCTGGACCTGGCCGAAATGGGCCTGCCGACCGCCACCGAAGCGCTCGACCCGATTTCCCCGCAGTACCTGCAGGACCTGATCAGCTGGTCGGCCATCGGCGCTCGCACCACCGAATCGCAGACCCACCGCGAGATGGCCTCGGGCCTCTCCTCGGCGGTCGGTTTCAAGAACGGCACCGATGGCGGTCTGACCGTCGCCATCAATGCCCTGCAGTCGGTGTCCAAGCCGCACCGCTTCCTCGGCATCAACCAGGAAGGCGGTGTATCGATCGTCACCACCAAGGGCAACCCGTACGGTCACGTGGTACTGCGCGGCGGCAACGGCAAGCCGAACTACGATTCGGTCAGTGTCGCCCTGTGCGAGCAGGACCTGGCCAAGGCCCGGATCAAGGCCAACATCATGGTCGACTGCAGCCACGCCAACTCCAACAAGGACCCTGCCCTGCAGCCGCTGGTGATGGAGAACGTTGCCAACCAGATTCTCGAAGGCAACCAGTCGATCATCGGCCTGATGGTCGAGAGCCACCTGAACTGGGGCTGCCAGTCGATTCCTAAGAACCTGGACGAGCTGCAGTATGGTGTATCGATCACCGATGCCTGCATCGACTGGTCGGCTACCGAGAAGACCCTGCGCAGCATGCGTGCCAAGTTGAAGGATGTGCTGCCGCAGCGCAAGCGCGGCTGA
- the oprI gene encoding outer membrane lipoprotei OprI: MNNVLKFSALALAAVLATGCSSVSKETEARLTATEDAAARAQARADEAYRKADDALAAAQKAQQTADEANERALRMLDKASRK; encoded by the coding sequence ATGAACAACGTTCTGAAATTCTCTGCTCTGGCTCTGGCCGCAGTTCTGGCTACCGGTTGCAGCAGCGTATCCAAAGAAACCGAAGCTCGTCTGACTGCGACTGAAGACGCAGCAGCTCGCGCTCAAGCTCGTGCTGACGAAGCCTACCGTAAGGCTGACGACGCACTGGCAGCCGCTCAGAAGGCTCAGCAGACCGCTGACGAAGCCAACGAGCGCGCTCTGCGTATGCTGGACAAAGCCAGCCGCAAGTAA
- a CDS encoding universal stress protein — protein sequence MIRSMLYATDLGVYAPFVMQHALALARTFGAELYVIHAVEPMGQFAESLLQSYLDEQTLDQLHSQGVNTVMANIEQRVLENFRDELGEEADLAVIKAVRVRQGDPAQVILDQAQRLSVDLLIFGSHSAGAGVDVPLGRTAVRLLQLSPVPVYMVPLAQHLGRRKA from the coding sequence ATGATCCGCTCCATGCTGTACGCCACTGACCTCGGTGTGTACGCCCCTTTTGTCATGCAGCACGCGTTGGCGCTGGCGCGTACCTTCGGCGCCGAGTTGTATGTGATCCATGCGGTGGAGCCCATGGGGCAGTTCGCCGAATCGCTGCTGCAAAGCTACCTCGACGAGCAGACGCTCGACCAGTTGCACAGCCAGGGGGTGAACACAGTGATGGCCAACATCGAGCAGCGTGTGCTGGAGAACTTTCGCGACGAGCTTGGCGAGGAGGCCGACCTGGCGGTGATCAAGGCGGTGCGCGTGCGCCAGGGCGACCCGGCACAGGTGATCCTCGACCAGGCGCAGCGGCTGAGTGTCGACCTGCTGATTTTCGGCAGCCACAGCGCCGGTGCGGGCGTGGACGTGCCCTTGGGGCGCACGGCGGTGCGGCTGCTGCAGCTGTCGCCGGTGCCGGTGTACATGGTGCCGTTGGCACAGCACCTGGGGCGCAGGAAAGCATGA
- the pabB gene encoding aminodeoxychorismate synthase component I → MPTCTLHSLPYQPDPAAYFARLRQAPGAILLDSARPGAERGRFDLLSAWPVQQLQAQPGEDGRAFLQRLRAGLAQLGHAQLPDGSELPFAGGLIGYLSYDFGRRLEQLPSLAVDDLGLPDAQLGLYAWALVSDHQCATSQLVFHPSLASQERERLISLFEGADNSANGHFELLAPMAGDLQPAQYKAAFDQVQRYIQAGDCYQINLTQRFRAPCQGDPWHAYQALRTACPTPFSGYQQLVDGSALLSFSPERFIRVSQRQVETRPIKGTRPRASNPVEDAQNAEQLRHSAKDRSENLMIVDLLRNDLGRTCEIGSVKVPELFSLESYPNVHHLVSSVTGRLACNKDALDLIGDSFPGGSITGAPKIRAMQIIDELEPTRRTLYCGSLLYLDVRGEMDSSIAIRSLLVKGGQVCCWGGGAVVADSEWQAEYEESIAKVRVLMETLQGL, encoded by the coding sequence ATGCCGACCTGCACGCTCCACTCCCTGCCCTACCAGCCTGACCCTGCCGCCTATTTCGCCCGCCTGCGCCAGGCACCCGGTGCGATCCTGCTCGACAGCGCGCGCCCCGGCGCCGAGCGCGGCCGCTTCGACCTGCTCAGCGCCTGGCCAGTGCAACAGTTGCAGGCGCAACCTGGCGAAGATGGCCGCGCCTTCCTCCAGCGCCTGCGCGCAGGCCTGGCGCAACTGGGCCATGCCCAGCTGCCCGACGGCAGCGAATTGCCGTTTGCTGGCGGTCTGATCGGTTACCTCAGCTATGACTTTGGTCGGCGCCTGGAACAGCTGCCCAGCCTGGCCGTTGACGACCTTGGCCTGCCAGACGCACAACTGGGCCTGTATGCCTGGGCACTGGTCAGCGACCACCAGTGCGCGACCAGCCAACTGGTCTTTCATCCGAGCCTGGCCAGCCAGGAACGCGAACGCCTGATCAGCCTGTTCGAAGGCGCCGACAACAGTGCAAACGGCCACTTCGAGCTGCTGGCGCCGATGGCCGGTGACCTTCAACCCGCACAGTACAAGGCCGCTTTCGACCAGGTGCAGCGCTACATCCAGGCGGGCGACTGCTACCAGATCAACCTCACCCAGCGCTTCCGGGCCCCCTGCCAGGGCGACCCGTGGCACGCCTACCAGGCCCTGCGCACAGCCTGCCCGACACCGTTCTCCGGCTACCAGCAACTGGTTGACGGCAGCGCCTTGCTGAGCTTTTCGCCCGAACGCTTCATCCGCGTCAGCCAGCGCCAGGTGGAAACCCGCCCGATCAAGGGCACCCGCCCGCGCGCCAGCAACCCCGTCGAAGATGCACAGAACGCCGAGCAGCTGCGGCACAGCGCCAAGGACCGCTCGGAAAACCTGATGATCGTCGACCTGCTGCGCAACGACCTGGGGCGCACCTGCGAGATCGGCTCGGTGAAGGTGCCGGAGCTGTTCAGCCTGGAGAGCTACCCCAACGTGCACCACCTGGTCAGCAGCGTCACCGGTCGGCTGGCCTGCAACAAGGACGCCCTGGACCTGATCGGCGACAGCTTCCCAGGCGGCTCGATCACCGGCGCCCCGAAGATCCGCGCCATGCAGATCATCGACGAGCTGGAGCCGACGCGCCGCACGCTGTACTGCGGCTCACTGCTTTACCTGGACGTGCGCGGCGAGATGGACAGCTCGATCGCCATTCGCAGCCTGCTGGTCAAGGGCGGGCAGGTCTGCTGCTGGGGCGGCGGCGCGGTGGTGGCCGATTCCGAGTGGCAGGCGGAATATGAAGAATCGATTGCCAAGGTGCGGGTGTTGATGGAGACGCTGCAAGGCTTGTGA
- a CDS encoding putative 2-dehydropantoate 2-reductase — protein MHTHTPRIGIIGSGAIGGFYGLMLARAGFDVHFLLRSEYEVVREQGLTLDSAVHGTLQMNVQTYASAADLPPCDWLLVGAKATSNDQLAPLLVQAAAPGARVVLLQNGLGVEEQLRPALRSDMHLLGGLCFICVNRQAPGVIRHQALGAVNLGYHSGPADDGGVTLVKAGAGLFHAAGIDSQAMPDLAQARWQKLVWNVPYNGLSVLLGASTTPLMADRNSRALIQALMAEVVQGAAACGHVLPEGYAEYLFDVTERMPDYWPSMYHDHAHQRPLELQAIYAEPLARARAAGCQLPRMEMLYQALAFIGRGGQAG, from the coding sequence ATGCACACGCACACACCACGTATCGGCATTATCGGCAGTGGCGCCATCGGCGGTTTCTATGGGTTGATGCTGGCGCGGGCCGGCTTCGACGTGCATTTTCTGTTGCGCAGCGAGTACGAGGTCGTCCGTGAGCAGGGGCTGACCCTGGACAGTGCCGTGCACGGCACACTGCAGATGAATGTGCAAACCTATGCCAGCGCCGCCGACCTGCCGCCCTGCGACTGGCTGCTGGTGGGCGCCAAGGCCACCAGCAATGACCAGCTGGCACCGCTGCTGGTACAGGCGGCAGCCCCCGGCGCCAGGGTGGTGCTGTTGCAGAACGGCCTGGGCGTGGAGGAGCAGTTGCGCCCGGCCTTGCGCAGCGACATGCACCTGCTTGGCGGCCTGTGTTTCATCTGCGTCAACCGCCAGGCGCCTGGGGTGATCCGTCACCAGGCGCTTGGTGCGGTCAACCTGGGCTACCACAGCGGGCCGGCCGACGATGGCGGTGTCACGCTGGTCAAGGCGGGGGCGGGCTTGTTCCACGCTGCGGGCATCGATTCGCAGGCCATGCCCGACCTGGCCCAGGCGCGCTGGCAGAAGCTGGTATGGAACGTACCGTACAACGGCCTGTCGGTGCTGCTCGGCGCCAGTACCACGCCGCTGATGGCCGACCGCAACAGCCGTGCGCTGATCCAGGCCTTGATGGCCGAGGTAGTGCAGGGGGCGGCGGCGTGTGGTCACGTGTTGCCCGAAGGCTATGCCGAGTATCTGTTCGACGTCACCGAGCGCATGCCCGATTACTGGCCCAGCATGTACCACGACCATGCCCACCAGCGCCCGCTGGAACTGCAGGCCATCTATGCCGAGCCTCTGGCACGGGCACGGGCGGCCGGTTGCCAGTTGCCACGCATGGAGATGCTGTACCAGGCGCTGGCCTTCATCGGGCGCGGTGGCCAGGCCGGCTGA
- a CDS encoding L,D-transpeptidase family protein produces MLPRFPAVTRSLSLAALLVAGPAAALELPLPPPGEDIVGQVQVIKAKYEDTFADIGTANDLGYLEMIAANPGVDPWLPGAGTEIILPTRYILPPGPREGIVINLAEYRMYYFPKGQNVVHTFPLGIGREGWGSPIANTKITAKTPNPTWTPPASIRAEHAADGDILPSVVPAGPDNPLGPFKFTLGVPGYLIHGSNKKFGIGMRTSHGCFRMLNNNVLELSKMVPVGTPVRIINEPYKFGISGGKVYLEAHTPLDDQGNPSVVDKHTAVINALLKREDLANNLRMNWDMVRDVVAAEDGMPVEIAVPTQSQGAAPMVSSIPAELQ; encoded by the coding sequence ATGTTGCCGCGCTTTCCTGCCGTCACCCGTAGCCTGTCCCTGGCCGCCCTGCTGGTAGCGGGCCCCGCTGCTGCGCTGGAGCTGCCACTGCCACCGCCCGGTGAAGACATCGTCGGCCAGGTGCAGGTGATCAAGGCCAAGTACGAGGACACCTTCGCCGACATCGGTACCGCCAACGACCTCGGCTACCTGGAAATGATCGCTGCCAACCCGGGTGTAGACCCGTGGTTGCCGGGCGCTGGCACCGAAATCATCCTGCCGACGCGCTACATCCTGCCGCCTGGCCCGCGTGAGGGCATTGTCATCAACCTGGCGGAGTACCGCATGTACTACTTCCCGAAAGGGCAGAACGTGGTGCATACCTTCCCGCTGGGCATCGGTCGCGAGGGCTGGGGTTCGCCGATCGCCAACACCAAGATTACCGCCAAGACGCCGAACCCGACCTGGACCCCTCCCGCGTCGATCCGTGCCGAACATGCCGCTGACGGCGACATCCTGCCGAGCGTGGTGCCGGCAGGCCCGGACAACCCGCTGGGGCCGTTCAAGTTCACGTTGGGCGTGCCGGGCTACCTGATCCACGGTTCGAACAAGAAGTTCGGTATCGGCATGCGTACCAGCCACGGTTGCTTCCGCATGCTCAACAACAACGTACTGGAATTGTCGAAGATGGTGCCGGTGGGAACGCCGGTACGCATCATCAATGAGCCGTACAAGTTCGGTATCAGTGGCGGCAAGGTCTATCTGGAGGCGCACACGCCGCTGGACGACCAGGGCAATCCGTCGGTAGTCGACAAACACACGGCGGTTATCAATGCTTTGCTCAAGCGCGAAGACCTGGCCAACAACCTGCGCATGAACTGGGACATGGTGCGTGACGTGGTGGCTGCGGAAGATGGCATGCCGGTGGAGATTGCCGTGCCCACCCAGAGTCAGGGCGCTGCACCCATGGTGTCGAGCATTCCTGCCGAACTGCAGTAG
- a CDS encoding GNAT family N-acetyltransferase translates to MSEALTIHHDQAGHQFETNVDGHRAYLTYMDLGKQTLDIYRTFVPNALRGRGIAAALTERALEYAEQMGYTVIPSCSYVERYMERQQRHSSKV, encoded by the coding sequence ATGAGCGAAGCGCTGACCATCCACCATGACCAGGCCGGTCATCAGTTCGAGACCAACGTGGACGGTCATCGTGCCTATCTGACGTACATGGATCTGGGCAAGCAGACGCTGGACATCTATCGCACCTTCGTGCCCAACGCCCTGCGCGGTCGCGGGATTGCAGCCGCTCTGACCGAGCGGGCCCTGGAATACGCTGAGCAGATGGGTTACACGGTGATTCCGTCCTGCTCGTATGTAGAGCGCTACATGGAGCGCCAGCAGCGGCATTCCAGCAAGGTTTGA
- a CDS encoding phosphoadenylyl-sulfate reductase: MSQPFDVAALAATYANKSPQDILKLAFEHFGDDLWISFSGAEDVVLVDMAWKLNKQVKVFSLDTGRLHPETYRFIDQVREQYDLPIEILSPDRAKLDPFVKEKGLFSFYKDGHGECCGIRKIEPLRRKLATVSAWATGQRRDQSPGTRSQVAALEIDSAFSTPERTLYKFNPLAQMTSEEVWGYIRMLELPYNSLHERGFISIGCEPCTRPVLPNQHEREGRWWWEESTQKECGLHAGNLITKA; the protein is encoded by the coding sequence ATGAGCCAACCCTTCGACGTCGCCGCCCTGGCCGCGACCTACGCCAACAAGTCACCGCAGGACATCCTCAAGCTCGCCTTCGAGCACTTCGGTGATGACCTGTGGATTTCCTTCAGCGGTGCCGAGGACGTGGTGCTGGTCGACATGGCCTGGAAGCTGAACAAGCAGGTCAAGGTGTTCAGCCTCGACACCGGGCGCCTGCACCCGGAGACCTACCGGTTCATCGACCAGGTTCGCGAGCAGTACGACCTGCCGATCGAAATCCTCAGCCCCGACCGCGCCAAGCTCGACCCATTCGTCAAGGAAAAGGGCCTGTTCAGCTTCTACAAGGACGGCCATGGCGAGTGCTGCGGCATCCGCAAGATCGAGCCGCTGCGGCGCAAGCTGGCGACCGTGAGCGCCTGGGCCACCGGCCAGCGGCGCGACCAGAGCCCGGGCACCCGCAGCCAGGTAGCGGCACTGGAGATCGACAGCGCCTTCTCTACCCCCGAGCGCACCTTGTACAAGTTCAACCCGCTGGCGCAGATGACCAGCGAAGAGGTGTGGGGCTATATCCGCATGCTCGAACTGCCTTACAACAGCCTGCATGAGCGCGGTTTCATCAGCATCGGCTGCGAACCCTGCACCCGGCCGGTACTGCCGAACCAGCATGAGCGCGAGGGGCGTTGGTGGTGGGAGGAGTCGACCCAGAAAGAATGCGGGCTGCACGCCGGCAACCTGATTACCAAGGCTTGA
- a CDS encoding ABC transporter ATP-binding protein, translating to MGPSILVAQNLSKVVPSAEGDLTILHALSLDLARGDSLAIVGASGSGKSTLLGLLAGLDRPSAGQVMLAGHDLGPLDEDQRARVRAEHVGFVFQSFQLLDSLNALENVMLPLELDGRRDAREQARTLLERVGLGKRLSHTPRQLSGGEQQRVAIARAFAAQPAVLFADEPTGNLDSHTGERISDLLFELNKERGTTLVLVTHDERLARRCRRQIRLDAGRLVAPVEA from the coding sequence ATGGGCCCCAGCATTCTCGTTGCGCAGAACCTTAGCAAAGTGGTCCCCAGCGCGGAAGGTGACCTGACTATCCTGCATGCGTTGTCCCTCGACCTGGCGCGGGGCGACAGCCTGGCCATTGTCGGCGCCTCGGGGTCGGGCAAGTCGACCCTGCTTGGCCTGCTCGCCGGGCTCGACCGGCCCAGCGCCGGCCAGGTCATGCTCGCCGGCCACGACCTCGGGCCGCTGGATGAAGACCAGCGCGCGCGGGTGCGTGCCGAACACGTGGGCTTCGTGTTCCAGTCGTTCCAGCTGCTGGACAGCCTCAACGCCCTGGAAAACGTCATGCTGCCGCTGGAGCTGGATGGCCGCCGCGATGCCCGTGAACAGGCGCGCACGCTGCTCGAACGGGTCGGCCTGGGCAAGCGCCTGAGCCATACCCCGCGCCAGCTCTCGGGTGGCGAACAGCAGCGCGTGGCCATTGCCCGTGCCTTCGCCGCCCAACCGGCAGTGCTGTTCGCCGACGAGCCAACCGGCAACCTCGACAGCCACACCGGCGAACGCATCAGCGACCTGCTGTTCGAGCTGAACAAGGAACGCGGCACCACCTTGGTGTTGGTTACCCATGACGAACGCCTGGCCCGGCGCTGCCGCCGCCAGATCCGCCTGGACGCAGGCCGCCTGGTGGCGCCGGTGGAGGCCTGA
- a CDS encoding alpha-L-glutamate ligase-like protein yields the protein MFGLIKTWKALEARGIMGINRRNADYVLKYNKRHLYPIVDDKIITKERALAAGIHVPEMYGIIETEKEIDKLDQIIGGRSDFVIKPAQGAGGDGILVIADRFEDRYRTVSGKIISHEEIEHQISSILTGLYSLGGHRDRALIEYRVTPDQIFKSISYEGVPDIRIIVLMGYPVMAMLRLPTRQSGGKANLHQGAIGVGVDLATGVTLRGTWLNNIISKHPDTTNAVDGVQLPNWDGFMKLAAGCYELCGLGYIGVDMVLDQDKGPLILELNARPGLNIQIANDCGLTQRTHAIEAHLEALAKDGISEDAEQRVRVSQGLFGHVHPR from the coding sequence ATGTTTGGCCTGATCAAGACGTGGAAAGCCCTGGAGGCCCGGGGCATCATGGGTATCAACCGGCGCAACGCGGATTACGTGTTGAAGTACAACAAGCGCCACCTGTACCCGATCGTCGACGACAAGATTATCACCAAGGAGCGCGCGCTGGCGGCCGGCATTCATGTGCCGGAGATGTACGGCATCATCGAAACCGAAAAGGAAATCGACAAGCTCGACCAGATCATCGGCGGGCGCAGCGATTTCGTCATCAAGCCGGCGCAGGGCGCCGGAGGTGATGGCATCCTGGTGATCGCCGACCGCTTCGAGGACCGCTACCGCACGGTGTCAGGCAAGATCATCAGCCATGAGGAAATCGAGCACCAGATCTCGAGCATCCTCACTGGCCTGTACTCGCTGGGCGGCCACCGTGACCGCGCGCTGATCGAATACCGGGTGACCCCCGACCAGATCTTCAAGAGCATCAGCTATGAAGGTGTACCGGACATCCGCATCATCGTGCTGATGGGTTACCCGGTAATGGCCATGCTGCGCCTGCCGACCCGCCAGTCCGGTGGCAAGGCCAACCTGCACCAGGGCGCCATCGGCGTGGGTGTCGACCTGGCCACTGGCGTGACCCTGCGCGGCACCTGGCTGAACAACATCATCAGCAAGCACCCGGACACCACCAACGCGGTCGATGGCGTGCAACTGCCGAACTGGGACGGCTTCATGAAGCTGGCCGCTGGCTGTTACGAGCTGTGTGGCCTGGGTTACATCGGCGTCGACATGGTGCTGGACCAGGACAAGGGGCCACTGATTCTGGAACTCAACGCCCGCCCGGGCCTGAACATTCAGATTGCCAACGACTGCGGGCTGACCCAGCGCACCCACGCCATCGAGGCGCACCTGGAAGCGCTGGCCAAGGATGGCATCAGCGAGGATGCCGAACAGCGGGTTCGGGTATCGCAAGGGCTGTTCGGCCACGTGCATCCGCGCTGA